The DNA sequence TGCGATAACTGTTTCTGTTCGTAAATCCCGAAAGTTATCGTACTGAAAACGTATATGATCCCAGGCGAAGTTAATCGTGCCTCTATCAATGAATTTCCAGCTTTTGCGTAAAAATTCATAGCTCGCACTGACACCAAAGGTATGGTTGTTGTATGTGCTTAGCTCTTTGTCTCGGGCTCGATAGCTCTGAGCTTCTTGATAGGCGAACAGGTCATTGTAAAAACTAGCTTGTTTTTGTCGGTAGTAGCGGTACCTGAAGTCATAAATCCAGTGGTTGTCTGTAGGGTAGGTGTAACCTATTTCATAGGTTTGTGCACCGATTCCCCAAGTGTCGGTGAAGTAGCGGTACTCCCCTTTGAGAGCCGCACGGTGAGCTAGGTAGTAGATTGAACGTAAAGCGATTGAGTTACTGGTGCGAGTGTTTGGGTAAAGCTCATCTTCGTAACAATAGTTACGCCCAGAGGGGCACTCTTGTGTGGCATCGGCTTGTGAATTGCTATTGCCTAGGTATCTGACCTTTCGGTAAGGGTTGTTTAAAAAGCCTTCATCTGTGATGGCTTCATAGCCCAAATTTAATAAAAGGTTTTTTGTGACGATCTGTGACAGGCTTAACCGATAGTGGTGACGGTCCACATCTTTGGAAAACAGCGGATCGCCACGCCGACCGACTTCATCCCAGCCACGAGAATACCCCAGTGATAATGTACTTAAATCACCAAAAAGGTCTTGGCTGATCGTAAAGTGTGCTGATTGAGCATTAAAGTCATTCTCATCACTTTTAGTGTATGCAAGCCCCATGATTGTTTTGTTGTGCAGGTAGTCAATACCTACGCTATTTTCTGTGCGCTCTTCAGAGTATTCGCTTGCGCGGGTAATCACGTCAATAGATGCGCTGCTGATCGAGTCAACATAATAGTTTCCAGAAACAGAAAATTTTTGGGCAAACTCTTTTCTGACTAAAATAGAAGGGCCACTGATTGTCACGCCGCCGCCATCATAGACGTGAAAAAGTGCATCAGCGCGGTCTTCAGGGAGAATGGCTGCCTGAATGAATGATGTCATGCCTGTCAGCCAGGCAATTACGAAGAGTTGTCGTAAATTAATTACAACCACAACCACCACCTTGTCCACCTTCTGCACCACGAGCGCCTTCACGCGCTTGGTAAACATGATTTCGATAGGAGCTTGATACTGGGTTACGTTCAAAGCTCATGATCGGGTCAGCTAAATGAGCACGTTCGTAAGGTTTAACCCACGGCTCAACACTGCTGCAGGCCGTGAGAAAAATAGAGATTAAAAAAAGTAGGGTGGTTAATTTCATTCTCGAATCAGTGCCTTCACCTGTGTTTTATACTTTTCTTCAATGCCAGGAAGATAACCTTTGTGCTCAAATCGTTGGTTGCCATTTTTGTCGATCAATATTGTGGTTGGCATACCAGAGACTTGATAAAGTTTGCTGACGGCGTTTGTTTGATCAAATAAAATCGGAAAGCTGACTGGGATTTTTTTCAGCATGGCGTGCGCCATCTGAGTATCCTCTTCGACATTGATGCCGATAATAGTGAACCCGAGGTCTTTGTAGCGTTGATAGAGCTTTTCTAAAAAAGGCATTTCCTGGCGGCATGGAATGCACCATGAAGCCCAGAAATTAATCATGACGACTTCGCCACGAAAGTCTTCGAGATTGACTGGATTTCCTTGGCTGTCAGGCAGGGTGAAATTGGGTGCTGGGCCGGATACTTCCTTTGCAAAAACTGTTCCACCATAAAATAGAAATATTGCACTTAAAAGGATAAGCAATTGTGAAAAAAATTGAAAGCGGTTTCTCATGGCAGGTTCTTTTCTCTGTTTAATTTCTTACTTATATCGCCATGCTTATTGGCGGGGTAAAGGGGTATGTATTTTTGCTCCGCAAAAATCATGACGCTTTGCCACGTCCAATGGAACATTTTGTTAGGCATTTTTGGTTAATTAAAATCATAGTCACTTGTTAAGCAAGTTCAGATATTAATCACTTTTAATTATTTTAAGAATACTACTGACTGTTGTGTTGCCCAATATACCACCCCACCACCTGATGTTTTTTCCTTCCGGATATGCCACCAATACTTGGTTGCATGGTAAACCAATGGCAACTTCTACTTTTTCACCATTTCTAATAAAACGAACACCTTGAAAGAATTGGTTTTGGCAACGTTGCCGTATATTGGTATAGTTTTTATCATTTAAAATAAATTTTGCCAATTCTTCTGATTCTTGTCTATTGAATTTTTCTGGTGTGGTTTGAACTGGGTATCCTGCAATGCGTTTATCAGTTGTAAAAACATACTCTCTCGACTCGGCTACACTTACAACGTGCAAACATGCGCTTTCTGCTGATGTATGATTTGCTATAATACCTGACGAAGCTCCTAAAGTTTCGAGTAAAGTGAATTGCTCAGCATGACTAACAGGTGTTAAGAATATACAAAAACATAAAAATACAGGTTGACTGTTTGATATTCTAAGCAAGATTTTCAAGGTAATCTCCTAGCTGCTTTATCGATCCCAATATTGCAGGGTTATATTGGGGTTTAAAGCCACACTTATCAGCTGCTTTTTCAGCAGCATGAGATGCTCCCCCAGGAGCACCACCAATATGAGCAAGCTCGTGAATAATAGTAGCAGCAACCATCCAGCGATTAGTGTTGCCTAAACACCATGCAGAAATACAAATATCTTTATCGTTACTATGTGTGGCTCCGTAAAATCCAATAATTACAGAAGGAGAGTAATTGATAAAAATAGTATTATCTCTCCAAAAATGGTGAAATGCCTTTCTTTTAGAAAGAGTTCTAAAGTATTTATTACAGGGGCCTTGTAGATCAATTTTAGCATCAAATTTATTTATAATGTTATACGCTTCATTTAATTTTTTTAAATGTGCTTTTTCAGTATCTGTCCCGTTACAAAATACATTATATTGAATGGTTGTCCCCCCTGCATAATGTTCAGTTTTACTGCCATGTCCTGAGTCAATTGTATTAATTTTGGACATCTTTGCCATCCTCGTTTGGTTAGTTAATTCAATATCTATTTTTCACAGGTTATTTTTACAAAATGACCTTTCTTTAGCCTGTCAGGTCAATTAAAAATAAACTGTGATACTTCCTGAAGTTTCGAGATTGTGTGTTGTTTTATTTTCACCGAGTAAGTCTGTGTCAAAGATGTAATCACGCATATCAAGGTGCAGGGCGATTGAGTCTGTCAGAAGGAACCGGTAACCCGCGCCCAAATTAATCGTGCGATAGTCGTCGCCTGCAAAACGGGTATTACCCATGCCGGCAATAAGATAGAGTGCCGTATTATAAGCACGACTTCGACCTATGAACGCTTCACCAGGAAGCAGGTTGTAACCGAATGAAATATTATAGTAGTCAAGCTCTCGCTCACTGTCTGTGAGCAGTTGAGCCGCACCACTGAGGCGCTCGTAACTGGTTTTTGTGGTGGCACTTCTGGCATAAGCTGCTTCAATAAATATGGCAGGTGAAATGTGATATGCAAACCGTAACCCCAGCACTGAATTGACTCCAAAATCCTCTACACTGAGTAGGCCACTATACAAACCAATTTCAAAATCTTCAGTATCAATTGCAGCAATTTCGATCTCTCTGCGTTCGACTTCGGGGTTAACGACCTGAGGCGTTGCAAAGGCTGTCGTATGGCCAAACAGGGCAAAAAATGTTAGAAAAAGAATGCGAAACCGGCTTTCCATTCGTCGATATCCTCGTTGTCTGTATCGCTGGAAAAAATAACGTAATTTTTGTACTCCGCACGAAAAATAAAGCGGCGGGTGATATAGGTTCGTATACCTATACCATAATGCGCAAGAATGCTATTGCGATTTTCTGATTGTATTAGTGTTGTGCGTGGATTGGTTTGAATGCCGCCTGCACCCAATGTGAAAAAAGGTGAGACTCGCCAGTCAGGGAAGGGCTGGTTGAGTATATTGGCGTTCAGCATCATACTGCTGGAAAATGTACCGAGTATTTGTGAGAGTCCGATCTCGCTCGATATATTGGGTGTGAATGCATAATTCCCATAAATATTCATGACTGATGCACCATCAAAGCGACCCCCCAGCAAGCCAGCTTCCCAGCGACGTGTCAGAGAATTTCGCCGAGTCATCCACTGAAACTCCTCTCCATTATTCTTGGCGGTTCTGCTTTCCATGCTGGATTGTGGAGCCCAACCGACTTTCCCTTTATGAGTGCGTACTTTGAACCAGTCCGTTCTTCGCTTGATAATCTCAATATAATCATGTTGTTTAGCTATATGAAAAACAGGGTAGCCCCAGCCAGGTCCTGTATGCATTTCCAGATAAGGTTCGGTCACCTGTATTTTTGGGTGTGATGATTCACTGCTGTGTGTTGTATTTATAAAAAAACAGAGTAACAGTATGAATAGTTTCAGTCTGTTTTGAGCGAACAGTTTTGACAATGTGATTGTTTTCTTTGTTATTTGCTGTGATGAATTGGCTCTTACAGTATAGCAGCTAATCTTCGGATGATAAGTCAAAAGAGTTGTTGTAATATTGCCCGCCGATATCGAGCCATTCGGAGATCAAGCGTCGCTCTGTGGGGGTAAGTAAATTTGAGTGATTAATACTGGGTGTATCAAAACGTTCGAAAAAAGAGCGTGCACCGTTAGCGGACATCACGGGGCTGGGTGCGCTAACAGTTGTCATGATTGGAATTGGATTACCGTCAGCATCCCGAATCAAGTCACCATTTTCGTCTGTCTCAAAAAGAGTTTGATTGTTTTCATCCGTTTCTTGCACTATTAAATCTTGTAATACACCATCAATAACGACCTGTATATCATCGTTAAAAAACAGTTCTCGGTAAGTGGTAATGTGGGCCGCATTTTGGTCTGAAGGCTCAGAGGTAAACAGATCAAGGTCTGCCGCAGCGACAAGTGGGTTTCCGTTATCGTCGGCAGGTGCGTGGCATAGGCTGCATGTGCTATCCGTTGTGCCTATGGTGCGTGGGGCACTCCATATTGGGTGAATATGCTGAACATAATTAATAATTGTGCGGCATAAGTTATTCCAGCTCTTTAGGCATTGAGGTGTTGTCGGTGCGGGGGTTGATAAATCATCATAAAGGTAGCTGAAAGAGGGGTCAATGGCTCTAACGTTGGGGTCTGTCCAGCGATCTTCAAAAATAATATCCATGCTGGGATTGAGTGAATTGCAGTCTGTTTCACAGCTGATTCGAGCACGGGTTTGCGCCATGGTTTCGCCTGTGATTGCGACTAAGTCCACCTGAGTATTTGGAAACGGGATGTTATCTGTTGTTGCTCCACTATTAAGTGCAGTTATTGCTTCAGGGCGACCGTGAGGCTCAGCGCTTTCTGCATCATGGCAGCCATGGCACTCTAGTGTTTCACCGGGACGAACTTGCATCCAGTTGGGATGGCGGTCGCCAATGCGTTGTCCATTTTCATCTAATATGCTTATGGTAAATGCGATATTTGCGGGTACTTTTATCATCACTGAACCATCCGGCTCGATCATATTGTAGCCTACGATCTCTCTCATTTTTTGTCGATTGCTAATGCCGAAGGTTGATCCAGCCACTCCGTCAGGTGTCGGTGCGGCTTTGATAATGCGTAAAAAACGAGCAGGGCGGGCGTTTGCCTGGGTTTGAAGTGGGTCAGCTAATTCGGTGATGTTTTCTGCACTGCCACCCAGATTGTTGTAAGTGCCATCAAAGTCATAAACACTGCGGATATGCAGTACACCGATACCTTCTTCAATAAAGTTGGTATTGAGGTTCTTGCTGTCAGAGATAACTGTGGGTATTTCTCTGGGTTGCAGGGTGATGGCATCGCTGATAATTTTTCCTTCTACGGGAGGGATGACAGGTAACATGGTGTCTTCATTTTTGTCAAAAATATAGATGCCGTAGAGTGGAAATGCGGCGCTAGCGTCTTCGTTATTGATGCTCTCTTCAGTGCAGGGAATGAGGCGATCATTTTCTTCCAATAAGCGACATTGTGACCAACTGATTAATATCCGTTCTGTTCCGTCCCAGAGTGGAAAGGCAGAGTGAAATTGACCGCCGATTGAAATAGAACCATCAATTAAAATCTGTTGTGAAGTGGCGGCTGTTTGTGTGGTACTGGAAGTCGCCATCGGTAAGGGTTGGTTGTAATCTGAAAAATTAGTAATGTCGATAAGAGTGAGATCACCGACCGGTTCATCGAATGGTTTGATTATTGTGAGTAACTTTCCATCAGGCATGGGTTTGGGTCTTAGAAACTGAATGGTTGTTTCGTTGGTGCCTGTTTCGTGGCTGTTGGCACCATAAAGGAGTTGCAGGTTTGTGCCGTCTGGATTGATTTTGTAAAGATTGATTTCATTTTTGTTGCCCATATTATCCCAGCGACTAAAAATAATTTCTCCGCTATTAAGTACTGCCGGGTTTAAATCGTGACTTTGATTGAACGAAATTTGACGAATATTGCTGCCATCTGTATTGATGATATGCAGCAGAGAGGCTGGCTCATTACCGTCTTCATCCAGCCCAGAAAATTTTGGTTTGCCTTCATCAAGCAACATGGCTCCCGTTTGGCGCTGACGAGTTGAAGTAAATACAATGCGGCCATCGGGTAGGTAGTGTGGAGCCGTATCGTGGCCAAGTTCGGCGGTATTATCAGAATTGATGAGACGGCGTAGTTGATCACTTTGGATGTCGTACTCCCAGAGATTCCATGTATCGCTGTCTTGGTCTGAAAGGCGCATGGAAAACATTAATTTATTACCATCAAAAGAGACTGAAATATCTTTTACATCACCCTTTCCGTCAGTGATGCGTGAGGTGATATTTTTCTCAGTAGCACTGGGTGAGGCGCGATGACGCAGGTAAAGATCACTGCCTTCACGGAAACTCAGGATTTCACGTTCATCATCGGCAATAAACAGACCCTCTTCATCAATGGGTATGGCTCGTTTAGTATAAGCAATGCCAAAGTCTTTGACGACGGGGTCGGGAGTCTGTTTGTCATCACCAATACAGCCTGTGAGTGCAGGTAGTGTAAACAGGAGGCTGATTAATATGATGTATGGTGTGTGTTTGCAATTGAAAAACATGCCGCGTTTCCTTATTGAACTGCTGCTAATCCTACACTTATGAGTAAATTCGTTTTGTGAAAGCGGTCACGAGTGATGCTTGCGACGATTAAATTGTTGGAAGTTTAACATGAGTGCTTGCTTTCGGTGCACGCCTTCAGTATCTTATGCGCACATTTTGAAGGCGCGTAGCTCAGTGGTAGAGCACTACCTTGACATGGTAGTGGTCGGTGGTTCGATCCCACTCGCGCCTACCAGATAATTCTGTTTTTTTATTTCACCAGTACATTTTTCAGAGCACTCATGCCCGTTATAACGCTTCCCGATGGTAGTCAACGTTCCTTTCAGTCACCCGTTTCAGTATATGAAGTGGCTGCTGATATTGGGGCGGGTTTGGCAAAAGCAGCCATTGCTGGGCGTGTTGATGGTCAGCTTGCTGATGTCTCTTATGTGATTGAAACTGATGTTAGTTTAAGTCTTGTTACAGCAAGAGATGACGAAGGCCTGGAGATTATTCGTCATTCGACCGCACATTTGCTGGCTCAGGCAGTAAAAGAGCTTTATCCGGACGCGCAGGCGACCATCGGACCAGTGATTGAGGATGGCTTTTATTATGACTTTGCTTGTGAACAGCGCTGGACGTTGGATGATCTGGCAGTCATCGAAAAGAAAATGGCTGAGCTGGCTAAGCGTGGCGATGAAGTCAGTCGCTCTGTGTTATCCCGCAACGATGCACTCGAATTTTTTCGAGCGCGAGGTGAAGCGTATAAAGCACAAATCATTGAAGAGATTCCTGAAAACGAAGAGCTTTCTCTGTACCGCCAAGGTGATTTTATTGATCTATGTCGTGGCTCTCATGTGCCTAACACTAATTACCTGAAACATTTTAAATTAATGAAGTTGGCAGGGTCATATTGGCGCGGTGACTCGGATAACGAGATGTTGCAGCGTATCTACGGCACCGCCTGGGCCAATAAAAAAGAGCTTAAAGCCTATCTGCGCCGCCTGGAAGAGGCGGAAAAACGCGATCATCGTCGCATAGCGAAGAAGCAAGATCTGTTTCATACGCAAGAAGAAGCGCCAGGAATGGTTTTTTGGCATCCGAATGGGTGGGCGATTTACCAGGAAGTTGAGCAATATATTCGCCGCGTATTGAATGAAAACAACTATCAGGAAGTGCGAACACCACAACTTGTTGATCGTACTTTATGGGAAAAGTCAGGTCACTGGGATAAGTTTGGTGACATGATTTTTACGACACACTCTGAAAATCGTGACTACGCAGTTAAGCCCATGAATTGTCCGTGCCATGTGCAGATTTTTAATCAAGGATTAAAGAGCTACCGTGATTTGCCGTTGCGTATGGCTGAGTTTGGTTCATGTCACCGTAA is a window from the Gammaproteobacteria bacterium genome containing:
- the thrS gene encoding threonine--tRNA ligase → MPVITLPDGSQRSFQSPVSVYEVAADIGAGLAKAAIAGRVDGQLADVSYVIETDVSLSLVTARDDEGLEIIRHSTAHLLAQAVKELYPDAQATIGPVIEDGFYYDFACEQRWTLDDLAVIEKKMAELAKRGDEVSRSVLSRNDALEFFRARGEAYKAQIIEEIPENEELSLYRQGDFIDLCRGSHVPNTNYLKHFKLMKLAGSYWRGDSDNEMLQRIYGTAWANKKELKAYLRRLEEAEKRDHRRIAKKQDLFHTQEEAPGMVFWHPNGWAIYQEVEQYIRRVLNENNYQEVRTPQLVDRTLWEKSGHWDKFGDMIFTTHSENRDYAVKPMNCPCHVQIFNQGLKSYRDLPLRMAEFGSCHRNEPSGTLHGLMRVRNFVQDDAHIFCTESQIQDEVSTFIDLLFDVYADFGFNDIIIKLSTRPEKRVGSDEVWDKAEKALEQALENKQLPWGLQLGEGAFYGPKIEFSLKDCLGRVWQCGTIQVDFSMPGRLDATYVAEDGSKQVPVMLHRAILGSLERFIGILIEESAGSLPTWLSPTQVVVINIADRHSEYASEIEGFLQNQGFRVKSDLRNEKIGFKIREHTMKRVPYLLVVGDQEMENKTVAVRTRQGVDLGSMSLVQLGEHLNADVANYSRIALEE
- a CDS encoding TlpA family protein disulfide reductase, whose protein sequence is MRNRFQFFSQLLILLSAIFLFYGGTVFAKEVSGPAPNFTLPDSQGNPVNLEDFRGEVVMINFWASWCIPCRQEMPFLEKLYQRYKDLGFTIIGINVEEDTQMAHAMLKKIPVSFPILFDQTNAVSKLYQVSGMPTTILIDKNGNQRFEHKGYLPGIEEKYKTQVKALIRE
- a CDS encoding DUF3570 domain-containing protein, which codes for MVVVVINLRQLFVIAWLTGMTSFIQAAILPEDRADALFHVYDGGGVTISGPSILVRKEFAQKFSVSGNYYVDSISSASIDVITRASEYSEERTENSVGIDYLHNKTIMGLAYTKSDENDFNAQSAHFTISQDLFGDLSTLSLGYSRGWDEVGRRGDPLFSKDVDRHHYRLSLSQIVTKNLLLNLGYEAITDEGFLNNPYRKVRYLGNSNSQADATQECPSGRNYCYEDELYPNTRTSNSIALRSIYYLAHRAALKGEYRYFTDTWGIGAQTYEIGYTYPTDNHWIYDFRYRYYRQKQASFYNDLFAYQEAQSYRARDKELSTYNNHTFGVSASYEFLRKSWKFIDRGTINFAWDHIRFQYDNFRDLRTETVIAGDEPLYKFSANIFQTYISVWY
- a CDS encoding DUF4266 domain-containing protein: MKLTTLLFLISIFLTACSSVEPWVKPYERAHLADPIMSFERNPVSSSYRNHVYQAREGARGAEGGQGGGCGCN
- a CDS encoding outer membrane beta-barrel domain-containing protein, with protein sequence MESRFRILFLTFFALFGHTTAFATPQVVNPEVERREIEIAAIDTEDFEIGLYSGLLSVEDFGVNSVLGLRFAYHISPAIFIEAAYARSATTKTSYERLSGAAQLLTDSERELDYYNISFGYNLLPGEAFIGRSRAYNTALYLIAGMGNTRFAGDDYRTINLGAGYRFLLTDSIALHLDMRDYIFDTDLLGENKTTHNLETSGSITVYF